A window from Eubalaena glacialis isolate mEubGla1 chromosome 1, mEubGla1.1.hap2.+ XY, whole genome shotgun sequence encodes these proteins:
- the LOC133099247 gene encoding LOW QUALITY PROTEIN: importin-7-like (The sequence of the model RefSeq protein was modified relative to this genomic sequence to represent the inferred CDS: inserted 1 base in 1 codon; deleted 1 base in 1 codon; substituted 2 bases at 2 genomic stop codons) — protein sequence MDPNTIIEALRGTMDPALREAAERQLNEAQKSLNFVSTLLQITVSEQLDLPVRQAGVIYLKNMITQYWPDRETAPGDISPYTIPEENRHCIRENILEAIIHSPELIRVQLTTCIHHIIKRDYPSRWTAVVDKIGFYLQSDNSACWLGILLCLYQLVKNYDYPSSCXGMFQLLLQPLSECQLXFWWKKPEERSPLVAAVQHFLPVLKDRFIQLLSDQSDQSVLIQKQIFKIFYXLVQYTLPLELINQQNLTEWIEILTTVVNRDVPNETLQVEEDDRPELPWWKCKKWALRILAKLSERYGGPGSVSKEYNEFAEVFLKAFAVDVQQVLLKVLYQYKEKQYMAPRVLQQTLNYINQGVSHALTWKNLKPHIQGIIQDVIFPLMCCTDADEELWQEDPYEYIRMKFDVFEDFISSTTAAQALLFTACSKRKEVLQKTMGFCYQILTEPNADPRKKDGALHMIGSLAEILLKKKIYKDQMEYMLQNHVFPLFSSELGYMRARACWVLHYFCEVKFKSDQNLQTALELTRTCLIDDREMPVKVEAATALQVLISNQEKAKEYITLFIRPVMQALLHIIRETENDLTNVIQKMICEYSEEVTPIAVEMTQHLAMTFNQVIQTGPVEEGSDDKAATAMGILNTINTLFSVVEDHKEITQQLEGICLQVIGTVLQQHVLEFYEEIFSLAHSLTCQQVSPQMWQLLPLVFEVFQQDGFNYFTDMMPLLHNYVTVDTDTLLSDTKYLEMIYSMCKKVLTGVAGEDAECHAAKLLEVIILQCKGRGIDQCIPLFMEAALERLKREVKTSELRTMCLQVAIVALYYNPHLLLNTLENLHFPNNIEPVTNHFNTQWLNDVDCFLGLHDRKMCVLGLCALIDMEQIPQVLNQVSGQILPAFILLFNGLKRAYACHAEHENDSDDDDDEAEDDDEWEELGSDEDDIDEDGQEYLEILAKQAGKDGDDEDWEEDDAQETALEGYSTIIDDEDNPVDEYQIFKAIFQTIQNRNPVWYQALTHGLNEEQRKQLQDIATLADQRRAAHESKMIEKHGGYKFSAPVVPSSFNFGGPAPGMN from the exons ATGGACCCCAACACCATTATCGAGGCCCTGCGGGGCACCATGGACCCAGCCCTGCGTGAGGCCGCGGAGCGCCAGCTCAATGAAGCACAAAAGTCTCTGAATTTTGTTTCAACACTGCTTCAGATTACTGTGTCGGAACAACTGGATTTACCTGTGAGACAGGCAGGTGTT ATCTATTTGAAAAATATGATAACACAGTATTGGCCTGATCGGGAAACGGCACCAGGGGATATATCCCCTTATACTATTCCAGAAGAAAATCGACATTGTATTCGAGAAAATATTCTAGAAGCCATTATCCACTCTCCTGAGCTCATCAGGGTACAGCTTACTACATGCATTCATCATATCATCAAACGTGATTATCCAAGTCGCTGGACTGCCGTTGTGGACAAAATTGGCTTTTACCTTCAGTCTGATAACAGTGCATGTTGGCTAGGAATTCTTCTTTGCCTCTATCAGCTTGTGAAAAATTATGACTACCCATCTTCCTGCTAAGGAATGTTCCAGCTGTTGCTCCAACCTCTGTCAGAGTGCCAGTTGTAGTTCTGGTGGAAGAAACCAGAGGAACGGAGTCCATTGGTAGCAGCAGTGCAACATTTCCTGCCAGTTCTAAAGGACCGTTTTATCCAGCTTCTTTCTGATCAGTCTGATCAATCTGTCCTCATCCAGAAACAAATTTTCAAGATCTTCT CTCTTGTTCAGTATACACTACCACTGGAGCTGATAAACCAACAGAACCTGACAGAATGGATAGAAATTTTAACGACTGTTGTGAACAGGGATGTACCTAATGAAACACTTCAAGTTGAAGAAGATGATAGACCTGAGTTACCATGGTGGAAATGTAAGAAGTGGGCTTTACGTATCTTAGCAAAGCTTTCTGAAAGATATGGAGGCCCTGGCAGTGTTTCCAAGGAGTATAATGAATTTGCTGAAGTATTTCTGAAGGCATTTGCTGTTGATGTCCAACAAGTTTTATTGAAGGTGTTATATCAGTACAAGGAGAAGCAATATATGGCTCCTCGAGTTTTACAACAgacattaaattatattaatcaaGGAGTTTCTCATGCTCTCACCTGGAAGAATCTGAAGCCTCATATACAAGGCATTATCCAAGATGTTATTTTTCCATTGATGTGCTGTACAGATGCTGATGAGGAACTTTGGCAAGAAGACCCCTATGAATATATACGCATGAAGTTTGATGTGTTTGAGGATTTCATCTCTTCTACCACTGCTGCCCAGGCACTTTTGTTTACAGCTTGTAGTAAGAGGAAAGAGGTACTACAAAAGACTATGGGATTTTGCTACCAGATTCTTACAGAACCAAATGCTGATCCTCGAAAAAAAGATGGCGCCCTGCATATGATTGGCTCTTTAGCTGAAATACTTCTGAAGAAAAAGATCTACAAAGATCAGATGGAATATATGTTGCAGAATCATGTATTCCCTCTCTTCAGCAGTGAACTAGGCTACATGAGAGCGAGGGCTTGCTGGGTCCTTCACTATTTTTGTGAAGTGAAGTTCAAAAGTGACCAGAACCTGCAAACAGCCCTAGAGCTGACACGAACATGTCTGATTGATGATAGGGAAATGCCTGTTAAAGTGGAAGCTGCCACTGCACTTCAAGTGCTGATCAGcaatcaagagaaagctaaagaaTACATCACACTATTCATCAGACCTGTCATGCAGGCTCTTCTTCATATtataagagaaacagaaaatgatcTTACCAATGTAATTCAGAAAATGATCTGCGAGTATAGTGAAGAAGTTACTCCTATTGCAGTAGAAATGACACAACATTTGGCAATGACATTTAATCAAGTAATCCAGACTGGGCCAGTTGAAGAAGGAAGTGATGACAAAGCAGCTACTGCTATGGGAATCCTGAATACCATCAACACACTTTTTAGTGTAGTTGAAGATCATAAAGAAATAACCCAGCAGCTTGAAGGAATCTGCTTACAGGTCATTGGAACTGTTTTACAACAGCATGTCTTAGAATTCTACGAGGAGATCTTCTCTTTAGCACATAGTTTGACATGTCAACAAGTGTCTCCACAGATGTGGCAGCTACTACCTCTGGTATTTGAGGTTTTTCAGCAAGATGGCTTTAATTACTTTACAGATATGATGCCTCTACTTCATAATTATGTAACAGTTGATACAGACACACTTCTGTCTGATACCAAGTACCTTGAAATGATATACAGTATGTGCAAAAAGGTTCTTACAGGAGTTGCAGGAGAAGATGCAGAATGTCATGCAGCAAAATTGTTAGAGGTCATCATTCTGCAGTGCAAAGGGCGTGGCATTGACCAGTGTATTCCCTTATTCATGGAAGCAGCTTTAGAGAGACTGAAAAGAGAGGTGAAGACAAGTGAACTTCGAACAATGTGCCTGCAAGTTGCcattgtagctttgtattataatCCACACCTACTTCTCAACACCTTAGAAAATCTTCACTTCCCTAATAATATTGAACCAGTTACAAATCATTTTAATACACAGTGGCTTAATGATGTTGATTGTTTCTTGGGGCTTCACGACAGAAAGATGTGTGTTCTGGGCCTATGTGCTCTTATTGATATGGAACAAATACCACAAGTTTTAAATCAGGTTTCTGGACAGATTTTGCcagcttttattcttttatttaatggATTAAAAAGAGCATATGCCTGCCATGCAGAACACGAgaatgacagtgatgatgatgatgatgaagctgAAGATGATGATGAATGGGAGGAACTGGGGAGTGATGAAGATGATATTGATGAAGATGGACAAGAATATTTGGAGATCCTGGCTAAGCAAGCGGGCAAAGATGGAGATGATGAAGACTGGGAAGAAGATGATGCTCAAGAAACTGCCCTGGAAGGCTATTCCACGATCATTGATGATGAAGATAACCCCGTTGATGAGTATCAGATATTTAAAGCTATATTTCAAACTATACAAAATCGTAATCCCGTGTGGTATCAGGCTCTGACTCATGGTCTtaatgaagaacaaagaaaacagttaCAGGATATAGCAACTCTAGCTGATCAAAGAAGAGCAGCCCATGAATCCAAAATGATTGAGAAGCATGGAGGATACAAATTCAGTGCTCCAGTTGTGCCAAGTTCTTTCAATTTTGGAGGCCCGGCACCAGGGATGAATTGA